One part of the Deltaproteobacteria bacterium genome encodes these proteins:
- a CDS encoding F0F1 ATP synthase subunit alpha — protein sequence MQIKAEEISQIIEGQIKNYEKKVEMSETGVVLSVGDGIARVYGVENAMAMELLEFPGGIMGLVLNLEADSVGVALLGEDTHIKEGDEVKRTGRIFQVPVGDAVTGRVIDPLGNPIDGKGPIVSKETRLVEIKAPGIVARKSVHEPMNTGLKAVDAMTPIGRGQRELIIGDRQVGKTAIGIDAILAQKETDVYCFYVAIGQKRATVAQVVDVLEKHGAMEYTTVISATASEPASLQFIAPYAGCTMAEHYRDNGKHALIIYDDLSKQAVAYRQMSLLLRRPPGREAFPGDVFYLHSRLLERAAKVSDDLGAGSLTALPIIETQAGDVSAYIPTNVISITDGQVYLEPNLFNAGIRPAINVGLSVSRVGGAAQVKAMKKVAGTLRLDLAQYRELAAFAQFGSDLDKATQQRLTRGERLVELLKQPQYRPLPVQEQVVSLFAGTRGYMDKLPVDAVRKFEEEMLDFFRNQKADILKAIKEKKDIDDELSKKIGSAIDEFAKSFKA from the coding sequence ATGCAAATCAAAGCAGAAGAGATCAGCCAGATCATCGAAGGCCAGATCAAGAACTACGAGAAAAAGGTTGAGATGAGTGAGACCGGCGTGGTCCTGTCCGTCGGTGACGGCATCGCCCGGGTTTACGGGGTCGAGAACGCCATGGCCATGGAGCTCCTTGAGTTCCCGGGTGGGATCATGGGCTTGGTCCTCAACCTCGAAGCGGACAGTGTCGGCGTGGCCCTTCTTGGCGAGGATACGCACATCAAAGAGGGAGACGAAGTCAAGCGAACCGGGCGCATCTTTCAGGTTCCCGTGGGAGATGCAGTCACCGGCCGTGTTATCGACCCTCTGGGGAACCCCATTGATGGCAAGGGGCCAATCGTCAGCAAGGAAACCCGTCTCGTCGAGATCAAGGCCCCCGGCATCGTCGCCAGAAAGTCTGTCCATGAGCCCATGAACACCGGGCTCAAGGCCGTAGACGCCATGACTCCTATCGGCCGCGGCCAGCGCGAACTGATCATTGGTGACCGCCAGGTCGGCAAGACAGCCATCGGCATCGACGCCATCCTGGCTCAGAAAGAGACTGACGTGTACTGTTTCTATGTCGCCATCGGCCAAAAACGAGCCACAGTAGCCCAGGTTGTCGACGTCCTCGAGAAGCACGGGGCCATGGAGTACACAACGGTTATTTCGGCCACGGCATCCGAGCCCGCTTCCCTGCAGTTCATCGCCCCTTATGCCGGATGTACAATGGCCGAGCACTACCGCGACAACGGCAAGCATGCTTTAATCATCTACGACGACCTTTCCAAGCAGGCTGTCGCCTACCGCCAGATGTCCCTGCTGCTTCGGCGTCCTCCGGGACGTGAGGCGTTCCCGGGCGACGTCTTTTATCTCCATTCCCGTTTGTTGGAACGTGCAGCCAAGGTGAGTGACGATCTCGGTGCCGGATCCCTGACAGCCCTGCCGATCATCGAAACCCAGGCCGGTGACGTTTCGGCGTACATCCCAACAAACGTTATCTCAATCACCGATGGTCAGGTTTACCTTGAACCCAACCTGTTCAACGCCGGTATTCGCCCTGCCATCAACGTTGGTCTCTCGGTTTCCCGGGTCGGCGGCGCCGCCCAGGTCAAGGCCATGAAAAAAGTGGCCGGTACTCTCCGACTCGATCTGGCTCAGTACCGAGAACTTGCCGCCTTCGCCCAGTTCGGGTCCGATCTCGACAAGGCCACCCAGCAGCGTCTGACACGAGGTGAACGCCTGGTCGAATTGCTCAAGCAGCCCCAGTATCGGCCGCTGCCTGTCCAGGAGCAGGTCGTTTCGCTCTTCGCAGGTACCCGCGGATACATGGACAAGCTTCCTGTTGATGCCGTCCGGAAGTTCGAAGAGGAGATGCTTGACTTTTTCCGCAATCAGAAGGCCGATATTCTAAAAGCAATCAAAGAGAAGAAAGATATCGACGACGAGCTTAGCAAGAAGATCGGCTCGGCCATCGATGAATTTG
- a CDS encoding F0F1 ATP synthase subunit B produces the protein MFGLSALFFLFAGVVFAAGGGEDGGSSKLWNLFWRFLNFVLVVGIIWKLVGKRIGEFFSGRRYQIEADLKDLDSRRTEAESKLRQVETSIANLEKERAQILQEAREQGEAMKAAIVEKAEGMAKQILVQAENSAAQEARLAIEAVKSELSDQIVEAAEKMIAAKLGNVKEQEKLVNDYLTRVVLN, from the coding sequence ATTTTCGGGCTGTCGGCCCTGTTTTTTTTGTTCGCTGGAGTGGTCTTTGCCGCCGGCGGGGGGGAAGACGGTGGCTCGTCCAAACTCTGGAATCTGTTCTGGAGGTTCCTGAACTTTGTTTTGGTGGTGGGCATCATTTGGAAGCTGGTCGGAAAGCGCATAGGAGAATTTTTTTCTGGGCGCAGGTATCAGATTGAGGCTGATTTGAAAGATTTGGACAGCCGCCGCACCGAGGCCGAAAGCAAGCTGCGTCAAGTCGAGACCAGCATCGCCAACCTTGAAAAGGAACGGGCCCAGATTCTCCAAGAGGCCCGGGAGCAGGGCGAGGCTATGAAAGCGGCCATCGTTGAGAAGGCTGAGGGCATGGCTAAGCAGATACTGGTCCAGGCCGAGAATTCCGCTGCACAGGAAGCAAGGTTGGCCATTGAGGCCGTCAAGTCCGAACTGTCCGATCAAATCGTCGAAGCCGCCGAGAAGATGATCGCCGCCAAGCTCGGTAACGTGAAGGAGCAGGAAAAATTGGTCAACGACTATCTAACAAGGGTGGTGCTCAATTGA
- a CDS encoding F0F1 ATP synthase subunit delta: protein MNGNIVARRYAHALFSLGQAKGGEVVKTYGDNLSALAEVLDGAPELVKIFRNPVFTASDKKAIVKKILDKVKVDKMVANFCFLLAEKGRLAVLPDIAFVYAKLLDVAQGIVRGEIITAISLNDALQKQVKDQLEKQSGSQVVLEYSVDPAILGGLKLKVGDKVLDASIKAQLEILRETIKRGE, encoded by the coding sequence TTGAATGGAAACATCGTAGCGCGCCGTTACGCCCACGCCCTGTTTTCCTTGGGGCAGGCCAAGGGCGGTGAAGTCGTCAAGACCTACGGCGACAACTTGAGCGCATTGGCTGAGGTGCTTGATGGGGCTCCCGAGCTGGTGAAGATTTTTCGAAATCCTGTTTTCACCGCCTCGGACAAAAAGGCCATCGTCAAGAAGATTCTGGACAAGGTCAAGGTCGACAAGATGGTCGCCAATTTTTGTTTTCTACTGGCGGAAAAGGGGCGGCTGGCCGTATTGCCGGATATCGCGTTTGTGTACGCGAAGCTCCTGGATGTGGCCCAGGGAATTGTCCGCGGTGAGATCATCACGGCCATATCCTTGAACGATGCCCTGCAGAAGCAGGTCAAGGACCAACTTGAAAAGCAATCAGGCAGTCAAGTCGTCTTGGAGTACAGTGTTGACCCGGCCATTCTGGGCGGCCTGAAGCTCAAGGTGGGAGACAAGGTGCTGGACGCAAGTATCAAGGCCCAGCTGGAAATTTTGAGAGAAACCATCAAGAGGGGTGAGTAG